Proteins from one Bos indicus x Bos taurus breed Angus x Brahman F1 hybrid chromosome 19, Bos_hybrid_MaternalHap_v2.0, whole genome shotgun sequence genomic window:
- the LOC113878441 gene encoding olfactory receptor 4P4-like: protein MGHENITEFILLGLFTDENVKASCFVLFLLCYIAILSGNLLILLTIRGSCLSEQPMYFFISYLSLMDVCFTSTVAPKLIIDSLAQQKTISYNSCMAQMFYAHFFGATEIFILVAMAYDRYAAICRPLHYMVIMNRQVCYVLVMASAMGAFSHSIMQVLIIIGLPFCGPNQIDHYFCDVFPLLKLACTDTRLWVIAIITTTGVLSILTFVALVISYIIILSTLRTRSSEGCRKALSTCGSHITVVFMFFLPLIFTYVPTADSVRNDKVFALFYTMIVPMFNPLIYTLRNTDMKNAMRKVWGRDKLSAGK, encoded by the coding sequence ATGGGACATGAAAATATCACAGAATTTATCCTCCTGGGGCTTTTTACTGATGAGAATGTGAAAGCTTCCTGCTTTGTGCTGTTTTTACTTTGCTATATTGCGATTCTCTCAGGGAATCTGCTCATTCTTCTCACCATCAGGGGCAGCTGCCTCAGTGAACAGCCTATGTACTTTTTCATCAGCTATTTGTCCTTGATGGATGTCTGCTTCACCTCTACAGTGGCACCCAAATTGATCATTGACTCACTGGCCCAGCAGAAGACCATCTCCTACAACAGCTGCATGGCCCAGATGTTTTATGCCCACTTCTTTGGAGCCACTGAGATCTTCATCTTGGTggccatggcctatgaccgctatgctGCCATCTGCAGACCTCTTCACTACATGGTTATCATGAACAGACAGGTGTGCTATGTCCTTGTAATGGCTTCTGCTATGGGAGCCTTTAGCCATTCAATCATGCAAGTATTAATTATTATTGGACTTCCTTTCTGTGGCCCCAATCAAATAGACCACTATTTCTGCGATGTATTCCCTTTGCTGAAGCTGGCCTGCACGGACACTAGACTGTGGGTGATTGCAATCATTACCACCACAGGGGTGTTGTCCATTTTGACCTTTGTTGCCTTGGTGATTTCCTACATCATCATCCTGTCCACCCTGAGGACTCGCTCATCTGAGGGCTGCCGCAAAGCCCTCTCCACCTGTGGCTCACACATCACTGTGGTCTTCATGTTCTTTTTGCCCCTCATCTTCACCTATGTCCCCACGGCTGATTCTGTCAGGAACGACAAGGTCTTTGCCCTGTTTTACACCATGATTGTCCCCATGTTCAACCCTCTTATCTACACCCTGAGAAACACAGACATGAAGAATGCCATGAGGAAAGTGTGGGGCCGAGATAAACTCTCTGCAGGAAAATGA